The following proteins are encoded in a genomic region of Synechococcus sp. CBW1002:
- a CDS encoding low-complexity tail membrane protein, giving the protein MNPRSEPLLWLQLLGLPALPLEALVVLLLLGGSDPGPWPALERLLTWAIGVLMPAVLLWRRPPDAFSLLLAQAPLRARRDLQGRISRLQDHPLLRGVLIAGAVVALPLLWWLDGHAALVAGPLALLDADQRLQALLLTMPVLALMLWQWQQVLQSLWLLSRSPAAIEAAAPFSQVELEDRRLCLGLPLLLLPDLAISRPVSGAAPVAAAPAAATEIASEEGSPEEGAATEDAAMETPGGEAIEKAVSEQAVPEKAVPEESLPETAEQGVSAPGDASAPLVAIEPEKRGKDREGPDLDQQID; this is encoded by the coding sequence GTGAATCCCCGCAGCGAACCGCTGCTGTGGCTGCAGCTCCTCGGCCTTCCCGCCCTGCCCCTGGAAGCGCTCGTGGTGCTGTTGCTGCTCGGGGGCAGTGATCCAGGCCCTTGGCCGGCCTTGGAGCGTCTGCTCACCTGGGCCATCGGGGTGCTGATGCCGGCGGTGCTGCTCTGGCGCCGGCCTCCGGACGCCTTTTCCCTCCTGCTCGCGCAAGCCCCACTGCGGGCCCGTCGGGATCTGCAGGGGCGGATCAGCCGCCTGCAGGACCATCCGCTGCTGCGGGGGGTCCTGATCGCTGGCGCCGTTGTGGCCCTGCCTCTGCTCTGGTGGCTGGATGGTCACGCCGCCCTGGTGGCTGGCCCACTGGCGTTGCTGGATGCTGATCAGCGGCTGCAGGCTCTGCTGCTGACGATGCCGGTGCTGGCATTGATGCTGTGGCAATGGCAGCAGGTGCTTCAGAGCCTCTGGCTGCTCAGCCGCAGCCCAGCGGCGATCGAGGCCGCAGCACCCTTCAGTCAGGTGGAGCTTGAGGACAGGCGCCTGTGCCTCGGCCTGCCGCTGCTGTTGCTCCCGGATCTGGCCATCTCCCGGCCCGTCTCTGGGGCGGCTCCAGTGGCAGCGGCACCGGCAGCAGCCACGGAAATAGCTTCAGAGGAAGGGTCTCCAGAGGAGGGGGCTGCAACAGAAGATGCGGCCATGGAAACACCTGGTGGTGAAGCCATCGAGAAAGCTGTTTCTGAGCAGGCTGTCCCTGAGAAGGCTGTCCCAGAAGAGTCTCTCCCTGAGACAGCTGAACAGGGTGTCAGCGCTCCGGGCGACGCTTCAGCCCCCCTGGTTGCGATCGAACCAGAGAAGCGTGGCAAAGATCGCGAAGGCCCCGATCTGGATCAACAGATCGACTGA
- a CDS encoding DUF3493 domain-containing protein produces MGSRQDDSPSRDLDPALRQRLLTELSTPWRGLRRALWFALLASASLGLATMALRGASGEGVASVDLLIQIGAFAIFATLLWFDRNQGG; encoded by the coding sequence ATGGGATCCAGGCAGGACGACTCCCCCTCGCGCGATCTCGATCCCGCCCTGCGCCAACGGTTGCTCACCGAGCTCAGCACTCCGTGGCGCGGGCTGCGACGGGCCTTGTGGTTTGCGCTGCTGGCTTCGGCCAGCCTCGGCCTGGCCACGATGGCTCTCAGGGGCGCCAGTGGTGAGGGGGTGGCCTCAGTCGATCTGTTGATCCAGATCGGGGCCTTCGCGATCTTTGCCACGCTTCTCTGGTTCGATCGCAACCAGGGGGGCTGA
- a CDS encoding FIST signal transduction protein — protein sequence MFSAPAGSRMIEFRSGNIRAVNPERAVLEALELAYGTDRPDCAVLLILGVVGHNLESLSRVAARQCPEARILAASCAGVVGRDGPGESMHDIAVMGISGEGFGVAHVDGLLGPTSFSKGVELAQELQQAAPHPVRMVYLLASGIDIANDRLIAGIESVLGPEVVIFGGTSSDQMQGVSSQQAVDGELFQHAALAVGFWDPDLHVVTQASHGFVAVGNPLRVTKAEGNRILELDGQPAWQAYLQRLGLPADATEADTIPIGALAELLPENLARDYGNPHILRVVTHHTPEGGLLYATDCAAGTDLWITVRDEERIFNDVDRMLAAMATAAPDGHLLAVFHADCLARGRRLFQRVIKEELIHRLQMPFLQQGQVPPWFGMYGFGEYARLGQANSYHNYTTALAALYQPAPA from the coding sequence TTGTTCTCTGCCCCAGCCGGCAGCCGCATGATCGAGTTTCGTTCCGGCAACATTCGTGCCGTGAATCCCGAGCGGGCCGTTCTCGAGGCACTGGAACTTGCCTACGGTACCGATCGACCGGATTGTGCCGTGCTCCTGATTCTGGGCGTGGTAGGGCACAATCTTGAGAGTCTCAGTCGGGTGGCGGCGCGGCAATGCCCTGAAGCGAGGATCCTGGCAGCATCCTGTGCGGGGGTTGTTGGACGCGATGGGCCGGGCGAATCGATGCACGACATCGCTGTGATGGGGATCTCTGGAGAGGGCTTTGGAGTCGCCCACGTGGATGGACTGCTCGGCCCCACATCCTTCTCCAAGGGAGTCGAACTGGCTCAAGAGCTTCAGCAGGCAGCACCGCACCCTGTTCGGATGGTGTATCTGCTGGCCTCCGGCATTGACATCGCCAACGACCGCCTGATCGCCGGAATTGAATCCGTGCTCGGCCCGGAGGTTGTGATCTTCGGCGGCACGTCTTCGGATCAGATGCAGGGGGTGAGCAGCCAGCAGGCCGTCGATGGTGAGCTGTTTCAGCATGCGGCCCTCGCTGTGGGGTTCTGGGATCCCGATCTTCACGTGGTCACCCAGGCCAGTCACGGGTTCGTGGCAGTCGGCAATCCTCTGCGGGTCACCAAGGCGGAGGGCAATCGCATCCTGGAACTGGACGGTCAGCCAGCCTGGCAGGCCTACCTGCAACGCCTTGGCCTGCCTGCCGACGCGACCGAAGCTGACACGATTCCGATTGGCGCCCTGGCGGAACTGCTGCCGGAAAACCTGGCACGGGACTACGGCAATCCCCATATTCTGCGCGTGGTGACCCATCACACCCCGGAAGGGGGGCTTCTTTACGCCACTGACTGTGCCGCAGGCACCGATCTGTGGATCACCGTGCGGGACGAGGAGCGCATCTTCAACGACGTGGACCGGATGCTGGCGGCCATGGCCACTGCCGCACCTGACGGACACCTGCTGGCCGTATTCCATGCCGATTGCCTGGCCCGTGGTCGCCGCCTCTTTCAGCGCGTGATCAAGGAAGAGCTGATCCATCGCCTGCAGATGCCCTTCCTGCAACAGGGGCAGGTCCCTCCCTGGTTCGGCATGTACGGATTTGGAGAATATGCCCGTTTGGGGCAAGCCAACAGCTATCACAACTACACCACTGCCCTGGCGGCCCTCTATCAACCCGCTCCCGCATGA
- a CDS encoding bifunctional diguanylate cyclase/phosphodiesterase: MTLDLAAAYSRLQQELISVRSRLDRQVEQLTRLNRLSDVLLSMGPQQPSITILAEALADVLDVGIGAVWILPQEKMAESIRFACSGCIPDQDRWRELGPQIEAQLRHLSPRKARRLAGSQSRMTTSSMVLPGLEQGEAMACRCLSRDGHCHAVVLAANPAMISANCEPISDDALEVLNLIAEKVGAHLDQESDRLVIEAQVEALHASETRLELVLQGTNDGWWDWDVTNDTCFLSARWQEMLGYPRQEAAGTSEFWIHRLHPGDRNDFEKRLKRALEGEIDSIEAELRLRHEDGSYLSVLARGKITRDCEGKPGHFAGSILDLSERKRHEAHVHRLDFYDTLTQLPNRRLLVDRLQQLASAYPRLNRCHGVLKLDLDRFKTLNDTYGHAAGDQLLCAVSRQLRALVPHDNTVARLGGDEFVVVLERLASTTEEARLEAQKVAAMILKSLNRGHHIDIGVVHSSVSIGIALMTEPELSVETLLQQAGVALFEAKKLGQNQVQMFEPAMQQRIVNRSRLESKLRQGFVDDELRVNYQAQVDALGRLCGMEALMRWDHQGTSLISPSEFIPIAEESGVIHALRRWSLETVCHQISRWGLVPSNNIRVAVNISPTEFLHPDFPDDLIALLRQTGIPGSLLNLEITEATVLTDLEFAAKRMHQLRSHNLEFSLDDFGTGFSSITYLRHLPVREVKIDRSYVERFSFDPQDAAIVRTIVALCDTLGLRMIAEGVETEQQWDLLRQLGCRHFQGYLFGRPQPATADLQMMVEPRFRKNAPSAT, from the coding sequence ATGACCCTGGATCTGGCTGCGGCCTACTCACGGCTACAGCAGGAGCTGATATCGGTACGTTCCCGTCTCGACAGGCAGGTGGAACAGCTCACCCGGCTCAACCGGTTGTCCGACGTCTTGCTGTCCATGGGGCCCCAGCAGCCGAGCATCACGATCCTGGCCGAGGCCTTGGCCGATGTGCTGGATGTAGGGATCGGCGCGGTGTGGATCCTGCCACAAGAGAAGATGGCGGAGAGCATCAGATTCGCCTGCAGCGGTTGCATCCCGGATCAGGACAGGTGGCGCGAACTTGGCCCACAGATCGAGGCCCAGCTTCGGCATCTCAGTCCCCGCAAGGCACGACGGCTGGCGGGATCACAGTCAAGGATGACGACATCCTCCATGGTCCTGCCGGGCCTCGAGCAGGGGGAGGCAATGGCCTGCCGATGCCTCAGCCGCGACGGTCACTGCCATGCCGTGGTCCTGGCAGCGAATCCGGCGATGATCAGCGCCAACTGCGAGCCCATCAGCGACGATGCCCTTGAAGTGCTGAATCTGATCGCCGAGAAAGTCGGTGCCCATCTTGATCAGGAAAGCGACCGCCTGGTGATCGAAGCGCAGGTGGAGGCGCTGCATGCCTCGGAGACGCGGCTGGAACTGGTCCTCCAAGGAACCAATGACGGTTGGTGGGACTGGGACGTGACCAACGACACCTGCTTCTTATCGGCACGCTGGCAGGAAATGCTTGGCTATCCCCGACAGGAGGCTGCCGGTACCTCCGAATTCTGGATCCACCGCCTCCATCCCGGCGATCGCAATGACTTCGAGAAACGGCTGAAACGAGCCCTGGAGGGCGAGATCGACAGTATCGAGGCAGAGTTGAGACTGCGCCATGAAGACGGTTCCTATCTGAGCGTGCTGGCCCGGGGGAAGATCACGCGTGATTGCGAAGGCAAACCAGGCCACTTCGCGGGATCCATCCTTGATCTCTCGGAACGCAAGCGTCACGAGGCGCACGTGCACCGGCTCGACTTCTACGACACGCTGACCCAACTACCGAATCGGCGCCTGCTGGTAGACCGATTGCAGCAACTCGCCAGTGCCTATCCTCGCCTGAATCGATGTCACGGGGTCCTGAAGCTCGACCTGGATCGATTCAAGACCCTCAATGACACCTACGGCCACGCTGCCGGGGACCAGCTGCTCTGCGCTGTGAGCCGCCAGTTGCGTGCTCTTGTGCCTCATGACAACACCGTGGCCCGCCTGGGAGGAGACGAATTTGTCGTGGTACTCGAAAGACTCGCATCCACGACGGAAGAGGCACGACTCGAAGCCCAGAAGGTCGCCGCGATGATCCTCAAGTCCCTGAATCGAGGCCACCACATCGATATCGGGGTGGTGCACAGCAGCGTCAGCATCGGCATCGCCCTGATGACGGAGCCTGAGCTCAGCGTTGAGACCCTGTTGCAGCAGGCTGGAGTGGCTCTATTTGAAGCCAAGAAACTGGGTCAAAACCAGGTTCAGATGTTTGAACCAGCCATGCAACAACGGATCGTGAACCGTAGTCGACTTGAATCGAAGCTACGCCAAGGGTTTGTTGACGACGAACTACGGGTGAACTACCAGGCGCAGGTTGATGCATTGGGGAGACTATGCGGCATGGAAGCTCTGATGCGCTGGGATCATCAGGGCACAAGCCTCATTTCGCCCTCAGAGTTCATTCCGATCGCCGAGGAGTCTGGTGTCATTCACGCCTTGAGGCGCTGGAGCCTTGAAACTGTTTGCCATCAGATCAGCCGGTGGGGACTGGTCCCCAGCAACAATATCAGGGTAGCCGTCAACATCAGTCCGACCGAGTTTCTCCATCCAGACTTCCCGGACGATCTCATTGCCCTGCTGCGGCAGACAGGCATCCCAGGAAGCCTGCTCAACCTGGAGATCACCGAGGCAACTGTGCTGACCGACCTTGAGTTCGCGGCAAAGCGCATGCATCAACTCCGGTCGCACAATCTGGAGTTTTCCCTCGACGACTTCGGCACCGGCTTCTCATCAATCACCTATCTTCGCCACTTACCGGTGAGGGAAGTGAAAATCGACCGCAGCTATGTGGAACGTTTCTCCTTCGACCCACAGGATGCAGCAATCGTGCGCACGATCGTCGCCCTCTGTGACACCCTTGGGCTGCGAATGATCGCCGAAGGCGTAGAAACCGAGCAGCAATGGGATCTGTTGCGGCAGTTGGGCTGTCGTCACTTTCAGGGCTATCTCTTCGGTCGGCCCCAGCCCGCCACTGCCGATCTGCAGATGATGGTGGAGCCGCGGTTCCGCAAGAATGCGCCGTCAGCCACTTGA
- a CDS encoding J domain-containing protein, which yields MNHEDRASTRLLACPGCGRQLRVVVATEPRPLKCPECRLHFEVRCASPQDDDTIELLVNDCERSQNCPYEILGVSTQANDIEIKRAYRQAALNSHPDRNGNSPESVKRFREVANAYTQLMNTEQRAAYDAQQAARQEHQWQRVTARPETLSYKDELHHSKKWPTQARGPAPRAPLAKRPEILRIRYLVIGLSGGIAIGILMPNGSRLIQLLLGIMAFLGLARLIIRALRPTASKAQQSASQQGSQR from the coding sequence GTGAATCACGAGGATCGGGCATCAACACGGCTTCTGGCCTGCCCGGGCTGCGGCCGCCAACTACGTGTGGTGGTAGCCACCGAGCCGCGCCCCCTGAAATGCCCTGAGTGCAGGCTGCATTTTGAGGTCCGTTGTGCCAGCCCCCAGGATGACGACACCATCGAACTTCTGGTGAACGACTGCGAAAGAAGCCAGAACTGTCCCTACGAAATCCTGGGGGTTTCAACACAGGCCAACGACATCGAGATTAAGAGAGCCTATCGGCAAGCAGCTCTGAATTCACATCCAGACAGAAACGGCAACAGCCCCGAATCAGTCAAGCGTTTCAGAGAGGTTGCCAATGCCTATACCCAGCTGATGAATACAGAACAAAGGGCTGCCTATGACGCGCAACAAGCCGCCAGACAAGAGCACCAATGGCAGCGAGTCACAGCAAGACCAGAGACCTTGTCCTACAAAGATGAACTCCACCACAGCAAGAAGTGGCCAACACAAGCCAGGGGTCCAGCACCGAGAGCCCCCCTTGCCAAACGTCCTGAAATCCTTCGTATTCGCTATCTTGTGATTGGCCTTTCCGGAGGAATAGCGATCGGTATTCTAATGCCAAACGGCAGTCGACTGATTCAGCTGCTTCTCGGCATCATGGCTTTCCTGGGACTAGCCAGACTGATCATCCGTGCCTTGCGGCCAACTGCATCAAAAGCGCAACAATCGGCATCCCAGCAAGGAAGTCAACGATGA
- a CDS encoding protein phosphatase 2C domain-containing protein: protein MTHQDVISESLAGWQVLACISRTGASHRQRGHHCQDNVAQVLSRSRDGAPVTVVAMADGHGHPRHFLSDVGSKQACRVATLTVSEWLGDLRLQEGVRTDLEHCRQQLARELPRRIQRHWTSAIQQHWRQQQRTMPAPAGTTQPLTSQPLEPEAMDSQAFSRLPYGCTLAVLVLTPQWWAVTGLGDWDLVRVSSDGVARLLSEERSPNPERESTASLCQADAAQAMAARTQMTGLEPDSEPFAVMISTDGVRKSCGATTDYLSWATELVTSLQRPSAGAPMRSDLSQRLDRLSSRGTGDDVSIAVAVQGSLVMPTRQPDHLHGKTEPQRLPGSKPSITPQESEPRPILQPGLWPLHWLQWTLNHRRSLGVLIVSLGSISILLSLRVLGIWCNDIFLLPEQSGESCRGRDR from the coding sequence ATGACGCATCAAGATGTGATTTCCGAATCCCTGGCTGGCTGGCAGGTCTTGGCCTGTATCAGCCGAACAGGTGCCTCCCATCGCCAGCGCGGCCATCATTGCCAGGACAACGTGGCCCAGGTCCTGAGCAGGAGCCGCGATGGAGCTCCCGTGACGGTGGTGGCCATGGCGGATGGCCACGGCCACCCACGCCACTTTCTCAGTGACGTGGGCAGCAAGCAGGCCTGCCGCGTGGCCACCCTGACCGTGAGCGAATGGCTGGGCGACCTGAGGCTTCAAGAAGGAGTGCGAACTGATCTGGAGCACTGCAGGCAACAGCTGGCCCGTGAACTGCCAAGGCGCATCCAGCGCCACTGGACCTCAGCAATTCAGCAGCACTGGAGACAACAGCAGAGGACCATGCCGGCTCCAGCAGGGACAACACAGCCGCTCACGTCACAGCCGCTGGAACCTGAGGCGATGGACTCTCAAGCATTCTCGAGGCTTCCCTATGGATGCACCCTCGCTGTCCTGGTGCTGACACCGCAATGGTGGGCGGTGACCGGACTGGGCGACTGGGATCTGGTACGCGTGTCCAGCGATGGTGTCGCCAGGCTGCTGAGTGAGGAGAGATCCCCCAATCCGGAGAGAGAATCCACGGCCAGCCTTTGCCAGGCCGATGCCGCACAGGCGATGGCAGCCCGTACCCAGATGACAGGGCTGGAACCGGATTCGGAACCCTTCGCCGTCATGATCAGTACCGACGGGGTGAGAAAGTCCTGTGGCGCCACCACGGACTACCTCAGCTGGGCCACCGAGCTGGTGACCAGCCTGCAACGACCCTCTGCAGGGGCTCCGATGAGATCGGATCTGTCCCAGCGCCTCGACAGGCTGAGTAGCCGAGGCACAGGGGACGACGTGAGCATTGCCGTTGCTGTGCAGGGATCGCTGGTGATGCCAACACGACAGCCGGACCACCTGCATGGCAAGACCGAACCACAGCGCCTGCCAGGCAGCAAACCATCAATCACGCCACAAGAATCAGAGCCCAGGCCAATCCTTCAACCCGGTCTGTGGCCTCTCCACTGGCTGCAATGGACGCTGAACCATCGCCGCAGCCTCGGTGTGCTGATCGTGTCATTGGGCAGCATTAGCATTTTACTGTCATTGCGAGTTCTGGGAATCTGGTGCAACGACATCTTTCTGCTGCCCGAACAGAGCGGGGAATCCTGCAGAGGCCGTGATCGCTGA